In the Ochrobactrum sp. Marseille-Q0166 genome, one interval contains:
- a CDS encoding glycosyltransferase family 4 protein encodes MRIAFVHRRGFGQFAALANNLATSGHDVSLICETVDRRLPAVRVIRHRVESGPRPNGAMARYLEIPDHHTRIGYRVAETLESMARHGQAPDIVIGHIGWGSMMFVKDVLPSTPALGYCEFFYRANGADVGFAPEDKTGLETRKRLRLRNMAQLVTLDGIDGGFSPTHWQKGLYPASVQKRIAVVHEGVDTKLFYPDRHASIELPSGRVLKAGESQVITFVARDLEPYRGFPQALEAAKKIIRQNNDAIFVFVGGDGVSYGTPPPGGGSWREYLLRDIELPPDRIIFPGTISHAQLRKLYQISSAHIYLTYPFVLSWSVIEAMACGALIIGSDTPPVREVIRAGKNGLLVSFYDTDALAETILNVLRDPDACLPMRAAARRTIEKRFRLSECLRQQKTLIEALLNGK; translated from the coding sequence ATGCGTATAGCTTTTGTGCATAGGCGCGGTTTTGGGCAATTTGCTGCGCTGGCCAACAATTTGGCTACAAGCGGACATGATGTGAGTCTGATTTGCGAGACAGTGGATCGTCGCCTCCCAGCGGTCCGTGTCATCCGCCACCGAGTAGAATCTGGTCCTCGCCCAAATGGTGCGATGGCCAGATATCTCGAAATACCCGACCATCACACGAGGATCGGTTATCGTGTGGCCGAAACTCTGGAATCTATGGCGCGTCATGGCCAAGCCCCTGATATTGTGATTGGTCACATCGGCTGGGGCAGTATGATGTTCGTTAAAGACGTTTTGCCTTCAACACCTGCGCTCGGATATTGTGAATTTTTCTATCGCGCCAACGGCGCAGATGTTGGTTTCGCTCCTGAAGACAAAACGGGTTTGGAAACACGCAAGCGACTGCGGCTGCGCAATATGGCCCAACTCGTCACGCTGGATGGGATCGATGGAGGCTTCAGCCCGACACACTGGCAAAAAGGCCTTTATCCTGCGTCGGTGCAGAAGCGGATCGCTGTTGTGCATGAGGGGGTAGATACGAAACTGTTCTACCCTGACAGGCACGCTTCAATCGAGCTGCCGAGTGGACGCGTTCTCAAAGCAGGCGAATCGCAGGTGATTACATTCGTTGCGCGCGACCTTGAGCCTTACAGGGGCTTTCCACAGGCGCTTGAAGCTGCAAAAAAAATTATCCGGCAAAATAACGACGCGATATTCGTGTTCGTTGGTGGAGATGGGGTAAGCTACGGTACGCCGCCGCCGGGTGGCGGTTCATGGCGCGAATATTTGCTTCGCGACATAGAGCTGCCGCCAGACCGCATCATTTTCCCTGGCACTATTTCTCATGCGCAGTTGCGCAAACTTTATCAAATCTCCTCAGCCCACATTTATCTCACATATCCGTTTGTGCTGTCCTGGTCCGTCATTGAGGCCATGGCTTGTGGCGCACTTATCATCGGTTCAGATACGCCACCGGTTCGTGAGGTGATACGTGCCGGGAAAAACGGCCTGCTGGTTTCCTTTTACGATACGGATGCGTTGGCTGAAACGATTCTGAATGTGCTTCGAGATCCAGATGCATGCCTGCCAATGCGGGCTGCTGCGCGAAGAACGATCGAAAAGCGCTTTCGACTGTCGGAATGTTTACGGCAGCAAAAAACCTTGATCGAAGCATTACTAAATGGAAAATGA
- a CDS encoding MarR family transcriptional regulator, which translates to MQKLLHEGVEVDTSIDGFTSVDFPDVTAEKQERTHPAHTVIVTHFELARMIERVNRRFVSLLKTELTKLGVEDIGPAQTLVLMAIGDVELTVGELLDRGHYVGSNISYYLKQLTDGGYVDRVASQRDKRSARIRLTDKGERLCASLRNASKTYSHILARDDDDLRNLEIAYQTLHRLELVWGNAARYGI; encoded by the coding sequence ATGCAAAAACTTCTGCACGAGGGAGTGGAAGTCGATACATCAATCGACGGATTTACTTCTGTTGATTTTCCTGACGTTACCGCCGAAAAACAGGAACGCACACATCCGGCCCATACAGTTATCGTTACGCATTTCGAGCTGGCCCGGATGATTGAACGGGTGAATCGCCGCTTTGTCAGTTTGCTGAAAACTGAACTCACCAAGTTGGGTGTCGAGGATATCGGGCCTGCGCAAACTCTGGTGCTGATGGCTATCGGCGATGTTGAACTTACCGTGGGTGAATTGTTGGATCGCGGGCACTATGTTGGGTCCAATATTTCCTACTATCTTAAACAACTTACCGATGGTGGTTATGTGGATCGTGTTGCCTCGCAAAGAGACAAGCGGTCAGCGCGTATTCGCCTGACGGATAAGGGTGAACGTCTTTGTGCAAGCTTGCGAAATGCGAGCAAAACATACAGTCATATCCTCGCTCGCGATGATGATGATCTTCGAAATCTGGAGATCGCTTATCAAACTCTGCACCGCCTTGAGCTGGTATGGGGCAATGCTGCCCGCTATGGCATTTGA
- a CDS encoding type I secretion system permease/ATPase, whose protein sequence is MDNTRENQSIGKSVGDKKSGDDAAFTPKSLIFKARRVFLSGLIYAVVLSACINLLQLTVPLYMLQVHDRVLNSRSMDTLTMLTILAVGAMLVFGVLEYIRALSFQAMGSALVRRLNLPVLTAAVQASANEGLPKATQTLRDLSELRSFLTSPAINAPLDAAWSPIFLGVLFMLHPMLGLIALIAVIILVACGVLNDLLTRNLIQEANQANVEAIAKIGSTLRHAETIEAMGMLPALARRWRTMQLQALEVLDMGGTRARAISSIARTARFIIQIGALGLGTLLAMQQEITPGAMIATSIIIGRLLMPFDRIVENWRQWVSAIGSWKRVQSLLSENLAVRQTMPTPRPNGDLVVDKLIYTAPGVDVPIIKGISFSISPGEVLGVVGPSAAGKSTLARLLIGIVKPTSGGVFLDGNNVYLWERGSFGEIAGYLPQSVSLLDGTIKDNIARMGDSDPQRVLEAARLADVHEMIGRMPLGYDTPVGDGRLTLSGGQRQRIGLARCLYNRPCLIVLDEPNSNLDAVGERALMRAIEHARDDSAIVIMIAHRPSIMQVADKLLVLDNGRITQFGPRTDVVSSLTPASNNGPQMGAASA, encoded by the coding sequence ATGGATAATACTCGCGAAAACCAATCAATTGGCAAGAGCGTAGGAGATAAAAAAAGCGGCGACGATGCTGCGTTCACGCCGAAAAGCCTTATTTTTAAGGCTCGGCGCGTATTCTTGTCCGGCCTCATTTATGCGGTGGTTTTAAGCGCCTGTATCAATTTGCTACAACTCACTGTACCTCTCTATATGTTGCAGGTGCATGATAGGGTGCTCAACAGCCGAAGCATGGACACGTTAACCATGCTGACGATTCTGGCCGTTGGGGCGATGCTCGTCTTCGGCGTATTGGAATACATTCGAGCGCTATCCTTCCAAGCAATGGGCAGTGCACTTGTTCGCCGACTAAATCTTCCTGTTCTCACTGCGGCTGTGCAGGCATCCGCAAACGAAGGCCTTCCAAAAGCTACGCAAACATTGCGGGATCTGTCAGAACTGCGAAGCTTTCTCACCTCGCCCGCCATCAATGCACCGCTTGATGCGGCATGGTCACCAATCTTTCTTGGTGTACTGTTTATGCTGCATCCGATGCTCGGCTTGATAGCGCTTATCGCTGTTATTATTCTCGTTGCATGCGGCGTACTGAATGATCTGTTGACCCGCAATCTCATTCAGGAAGCAAATCAGGCCAATGTCGAGGCAATTGCCAAAATTGGCAGCACTTTGCGTCATGCAGAAACAATTGAAGCAATGGGGATGTTACCGGCTCTGGCACGTCGCTGGCGAACCATGCAGTTACAAGCACTTGAAGTGCTTGATATGGGCGGAACACGCGCACGCGCCATATCATCGATTGCACGCACGGCACGTTTTATCATCCAGATCGGCGCGCTTGGTCTGGGAACGCTTCTCGCTATGCAGCAGGAGATCACCCCGGGCGCTATGATCGCAACCAGTATAATCATCGGCCGTCTCCTGATGCCTTTTGACCGGATCGTTGAGAATTGGCGTCAGTGGGTAAGCGCTATCGGCAGCTGGAAACGTGTCCAGTCGCTGCTGTCTGAAAACCTTGCCGTGCGCCAGACAATGCCGACCCCTCGTCCCAATGGCGACCTCGTTGTCGATAAGCTGATCTACACCGCCCCCGGCGTCGATGTTCCGATCATCAAAGGGATTTCGTTTTCGATCTCACCGGGCGAAGTGCTTGGCGTTGTCGGCCCTTCCGCGGCAGGAAAATCGACCCTCGCACGCTTGCTGATAGGTATCGTGAAGCCAACGTCTGGTGGCGTTTTCCTTGATGGCAACAATGTATATCTCTGGGAACGCGGCTCTTTTGGTGAAATCGCCGGTTATCTGCCGCAATCCGTGTCGCTGCTGGATGGCACAATCAAAGACAACATTGCTCGTATGGGCGATAGCGATCCACAACGCGTACTGGAAGCAGCTCGCCTCGCCGATGTGCACGAGATGATTGGGCGCATGCCACTTGGCTATGATACGCCAGTGGGTGATGGACGGCTGACGCTTTCGGGCGGGCAGCGCCAGCGTATCGGATTGGCACGCTGCCTCTATAATCGCCCTTGCCTTATAGTGCTCGATGAGCCGAACTCTAATCTTGATGCGGTGGGCGAACGCGCTCTGATGCGGGCAATCGAACACGCTCGTGATGACAGTGCAATTGTCATCATGATTGCTCATCGACCGTCTATTATGCAGGTCGCCGACAAGCTTCTGGTGCTCGACAATGGGCGGATCACACAGTTTGGCCCCCGAACGGATGTGGTCTCTTCACTCACTCCGGCCAGCAATAATGGCCCGCAAATGGGAGCGGCAAGTGCATGA
- a CDS encoding HlyD family type I secretion periplasmic adaptor subunit has protein sequence MIGKPVIPRRVSSLLAPRAESSHSKSLTRFGSAKPEWAHDLEQEDMKSPLRGLIIAGLATIGVAFGGFFAWAYSANLGSAAVAMGTVIVDSKRKTISHLEGGILDRLLVQEGDVVKEGQPLVRLDATKARSELQSLESRRIGLIAKLARLRAEQSGATEITFPENFSEGGENAENAIRAENIFFQKRLAQKLSKIDIQQKTIEQYSEQEKASTSQISATDRQIELITDQRNAIASLVEKGFAQKSKLTEIDTRLSQLAGDRGEYAGDKAKAGQAKAGAEFALAAIESDLQSEIAGEITSSQVELSDVQERIVAAKDVMRRVEVNSPQQGIVANIRLRTPGGVVAPGEPIMDIVPENEPMVVEMKISPRDIDSIFVGASAQIKLTAYNQRSMAPLDGRLTYIAADQSLDEKNDTAYFVARAEITPEALAANPTARLYPGMPAEIIIVHKDRKAIDYLVSPITDSLNRAFRED, from the coding sequence ATGATTGGCAAACCTGTTATTCCGCGTCGTGTCTCCAGCTTGCTCGCCCCGCGTGCAGAATCATCCCACAGCAAATCTCTGACCCGGTTTGGCTCCGCGAAGCCGGAATGGGCACATGATCTCGAGCAAGAAGATATGAAATCCCCCCTGCGTGGTCTCATCATTGCAGGGCTTGCAACAATTGGCGTTGCCTTTGGCGGCTTTTTTGCGTGGGCCTATTCTGCCAATCTCGGTAGTGCGGCAGTAGCCATGGGTACAGTGATTGTCGATTCTAAACGCAAGACGATCAGTCATCTCGAAGGCGGCATTCTTGACAGGCTTCTGGTTCAAGAGGGGGATGTCGTTAAAGAAGGACAGCCGCTTGTCCGGCTTGATGCAACGAAAGCACGTTCCGAACTGCAATCACTGGAAAGTCGGCGTATCGGTCTTATTGCCAAACTTGCACGTCTGCGTGCAGAGCAATCTGGCGCCACTGAAATTACGTTTCCCGAAAATTTTTCTGAAGGCGGAGAGAACGCAGAAAATGCGATCCGTGCAGAAAATATCTTTTTTCAGAAGCGCCTCGCACAAAAACTGAGCAAGATCGACATTCAGCAAAAGACAATTGAGCAATATAGCGAGCAGGAAAAAGCTTCTACATCACAGATTTCCGCGACGGATCGCCAAATTGAGCTGATCACCGATCAACGCAATGCGATCGCAAGCCTTGTCGAAAAAGGCTTTGCGCAGAAATCGAAGCTTACAGAAATTGATACACGTTTGAGCCAGCTTGCTGGTGATCGCGGGGAATATGCCGGCGACAAAGCCAAAGCCGGACAGGCAAAAGCTGGCGCAGAATTTGCACTGGCAGCCATTGAAAGCGACCTGCAGTCGGAAATAGCTGGTGAAATCACCTCAAGTCAGGTCGAGCTATCTGATGTGCAGGAAAGAATCGTAGCAGCAAAAGACGTGATGCGCCGCGTCGAGGTAAACTCACCCCAACAGGGCATTGTCGCCAATATCCGTCTTCGCACACCGGGCGGTGTAGTCGCTCCCGGCGAGCCAATCATGGACATCGTGCCAGAGAATGAGCCTATGGTGGTCGAGATGAAGATCAGTCCACGCGACATCGACAGCATCTTCGTTGGAGCAAGTGCACAGATAAAATTGACCGCCTATAATCAGCGCTCAATGGCACCACTTGATGGACGGCTGACATATATTGCAGCGGATCAATCGCTCGATGAGAAGAATGACACGGCATATTTTGTAGCCCGCGCTGAGATTACGCCAGAAGCCCTCGCCGCCAATCCAACTGCAAGGCTCTATCCCGGCATGCCAGCAGAGATCATCATCGTTCATAAAGACCGTAAAGCGATAGACTATCTGGTGTCGCCCATCACTGACAGTCTCAATCGTGCTTTCCGCGAAGATTAA
- a CDS encoding calcium-binding protein, whose protein sequence is MATLEGGAYDDVLFGSRFDDFIRAHGGDDLVFGGDGNDIIFGDDGNDILFGGNGDDLLFGGNENDILYGDAGNDVLSGGDGNDVLFGGAGDDILQGGAGSDLLFGGDGNDILQGGDGNDILDGGAGDDILIGGAGSDVFLFNGGGGNDVILDFNPGEDTLQIQQGINGLDVNSADDLADRVTQVGGNVIVDLGNGDTVTLVNTSAEDIQAHPDQYFTVH, encoded by the coding sequence ATGGCCACTTTAGAAGGCGGCGCCTACGACGACGTGTTGTTCGGTTCCCGCTTTGACGACTTCATCCGCGCTCATGGCGGTGATGATCTCGTATTCGGAGGTGATGGCAATGACATCATCTTCGGCGACGACGGGAATGACATCCTTTTCGGCGGAAATGGTGATGACCTCCTTTTCGGCGGAAATGAAAATGATATTCTGTACGGTGATGCAGGTAACGACGTCCTGAGTGGCGGTGATGGGAATGATGTGCTGTTTGGCGGCGCTGGTGATGATATTCTTCAGGGCGGTGCAGGCTCAGATCTTCTCTTTGGCGGCGATGGGAACGATATCTTGCAAGGTGGTGACGGCAACGACATCCTTGATGGCGGCGCTGGTGATGACATCCTTATCGGCGGCGCCGGTAGTGACGTCTTCCTGTTCAATGGTGGCGGCGGAAACGACGTCATCCTTGACTTCAACCCAGGCGAAGACACCCTTCAGATCCAGCAGGGCATTAATGGCCTTGATGTTAATTCGGCGGATGACCTTGCAGACCGTGTCACACAGGTTGGTGGTAATGTGATTGTCGATCTCGGCAATGGCGACACCGTTACCCTCGTGAACACCAGTGCAGAAGATATACAGGCTCATCCCGACCAGTATTTCACTGTCCACTGA
- a CDS encoding glycosyltransferase family 2 protein produces MNLDHSADTESKTENLSICRLCADVALVIWDVPGPARSTNKCTLETPVQPVPLLSVGIPLENGGMRMFWAMRTGTEPIELSLSAGSLGPTAQAILYPANELAAFDVNHVVSDLTLPGHIKLLTNILTAWRSTFRLTRNQAFASLVRELTFALTPEPREAQHCGEPVSGHHLLETAIDPMLGEISAIYGITPGSVMVIPPRFVLGQQGRNAWQSCHLLVEAPQDLPSSLLLVLSGKKGVAVRKMATRTAEQNDFTKWWSKWQSNGALRAFLVRQLGKINAAGAAVAIDLQTRSPLPVRQIAQSTSQPAAEIDLALALDGGLIVGGWMHDPSAMLADIEYLPEGGSAQSLKPYFHKFAGKTAKREDAPQRDVTGFVAWLPSAKNLGPLLQPRFQMRLTSGSTAPLVPAPQPFEPSAQRMRILRSVPPQQARPHVFEQILAPALTEVEKKIGATVRITQVKEFGETPVSPLASIVIPLYRNLDFLRFQFSSMATDPWLMANAEFIFVLDSPEIQDDTEHMLGGLNILHNMPFKLAIMNRNGGYARACNAGASIATGTTIVMLNSDVVPSEHGWLQQLIQPLFDEPKLGAIGPRLLFEDGSLQHAGLYFARDRQGIWLNHHYHKGMPGNYAPARRGRDVPGVTGACLITRKDIFDLVGGYSEDYVIGDYEDSDLCLKIRQLGFQIYYEPSVALYHFERRSIRRSADYMRGLASQYNSWLHTQRWNEEISELMAPQHDEMQLSMPSNVIVAKSERSAA; encoded by the coding sequence TTGAACCTCGACCATTCGGCGGACACTGAAAGCAAAACCGAGAATCTCTCCATTTGCCGTCTATGCGCCGACGTGGCTCTGGTCATCTGGGATGTTCCCGGCCCGGCTCGCTCCACAAACAAATGCACGCTGGAAACGCCTGTCCAGCCCGTCCCGCTGCTCAGTGTTGGCATTCCGCTGGAAAATGGCGGGATGCGTATGTTCTGGGCCATGCGGACCGGAACCGAACCAATCGAATTATCGCTGAGTGCAGGTTCATTGGGACCTACAGCACAAGCAATCCTTTATCCGGCCAATGAGCTTGCAGCATTCGACGTCAATCATGTCGTGAGTGATCTCACTTTGCCCGGCCATATCAAGCTTCTGACCAATATCCTCACAGCCTGGCGCAGCACGTTCCGGCTGACGCGAAATCAGGCATTCGCATCCCTCGTGCGCGAGCTGACTTTTGCTTTAACGCCGGAACCCCGGGAAGCTCAGCATTGCGGTGAACCTGTTTCCGGGCATCATCTTCTCGAAACAGCCATCGATCCGATGCTCGGCGAAATCTCCGCCATTTACGGCATAACGCCAGGCAGCGTCATGGTGATCCCGCCGCGATTTGTGCTTGGTCAGCAGGGCCGCAATGCCTGGCAGTCCTGCCATCTTCTGGTTGAAGCTCCGCAGGATCTGCCTTCATCGCTCCTGCTTGTACTAAGCGGGAAGAAGGGTGTCGCGGTGCGCAAGATGGCAACCCGAACGGCAGAACAAAACGACTTCACCAAATGGTGGAGCAAATGGCAGAGTAACGGTGCTTTGCGGGCGTTTCTGGTTCGCCAGCTGGGAAAAATCAATGCGGCAGGCGCCGCCGTTGCCATTGATTTACAAACGCGCTCGCCGCTACCTGTCCGTCAAATTGCACAATCCACTTCTCAGCCGGCAGCCGAAATCGATCTGGCGCTGGCATTGGATGGAGGACTGATCGTCGGTGGCTGGATGCATGATCCTTCAGCCATGCTCGCCGATATCGAATATTTGCCTGAAGGCGGCAGCGCTCAGTCGCTCAAGCCTTATTTCCATAAGTTTGCAGGTAAAACTGCCAAGCGTGAGGATGCTCCACAAAGGGACGTGACAGGCTTTGTTGCGTGGTTGCCATCGGCAAAAAACCTTGGCCCATTGCTGCAGCCGCGTTTTCAGATGCGGCTTACCTCGGGCAGCACCGCGCCACTGGTGCCTGCGCCACAACCTTTTGAACCATCCGCGCAGCGAATGCGGATCTTGCGTTCCGTCCCGCCACAACAGGCGCGGCCGCATGTTTTCGAGCAGATTCTCGCCCCCGCACTCACAGAAGTTGAAAAGAAGATCGGCGCAACGGTGCGCATCACGCAAGTCAAAGAGTTTGGTGAGACGCCTGTTTCTCCTTTAGCCTCGATCGTCATCCCGCTCTACCGCAATCTCGATTTCCTGCGGTTTCAGTTCTCATCGATGGCAACTGATCCGTGGCTGATGGCCAATGCTGAATTTATCTTCGTGCTCGATTCACCTGAAATTCAGGATGACACGGAGCATATGCTGGGTGGCCTCAACATCCTTCATAATATGCCGTTCAAGCTTGCAATCATGAACCGCAATGGCGGCTATGCGCGCGCCTGCAATGCGGGCGCAAGCATCGCGACAGGCACAACAATTGTTATGCTCAATTCGGATGTGGTGCCTTCCGAACATGGTTGGTTGCAGCAGCTGATCCAGCCGCTATTCGATGAGCCGAAGCTCGGTGCAATCGGCCCGCGCCTTTTGTTTGAAGACGGCTCTCTGCAACATGCCGGGCTTTACTTTGCCCGCGATCGACAAGGCATCTGGCTCAATCATCACTACCATAAGGGTATGCCCGGCAATTATGCGCCTGCGCGTCGTGGGCGTGATGTTCCGGGCGTTACCGGCGCGTGCCTGATTACCCGCAAGGACATCTTTGATCTGGTAGGCGGTTACAGCGAAGACTATGTCATCGGCGATTACGAAGACAGCGACCTGTGCCTGAAAATTCGCCAGCTCGGTTTCCAGATTTACTACGAGCCGAGCGTTGCCCTCTACCATTTCGAGCGCCGCTCAATCCGCCGCAGCGCGGATTATATGCGCGGCCTTGCCAGCCAATATAATTCCTGGCTGCACACACAGCGCTGGAACGAAGAAATCAGTGAACTGATGGCCCCGCAACACGACGAGATGCAGCTCTCAATGCCCTCAAATGTGATCGTGGCCAAATCTGAAAGGAGCGCCGCTTGA
- a CDS encoding class I SAM-dependent methyltransferase: protein MLKQPEPEAKPAIPEEQIDWLIQSVLKNRFLPSPDPNSVFVGDGDYRAVGAEFLGHFIRKGGLRPDSRVLDIGSGIGRMAIPLTQYLDPAKTHYAGIDPVVGGVNWCRQNITARYPNFEFRHLDIAHDLYNPKGSVSGLTLTLPFADKSFDFVIMTSVVTHLPPDEVKSYLEQISRVLAPGGKLFMTAFVVDDIAARDRHGKRDKRLSFERHGTGPCWFVPELPPLAAVGFENGFLDRALTGAKLELQTKSFGHWRGIEADHYQDIFIASRGVSV from the coding sequence ATGCTGAAACAGCCAGAACCTGAAGCCAAACCAGCAATACCCGAAGAACAGATTGACTGGCTGATACAATCTGTTTTGAAGAACCGGTTTCTGCCCTCACCCGACCCGAACAGCGTGTTCGTCGGAGACGGCGATTATCGCGCCGTGGGTGCCGAGTTCCTTGGTCATTTCATCCGCAAGGGCGGGCTGAGACCTGATTCACGCGTGTTGGATATCGGTTCGGGGATTGGCCGCATGGCCATACCACTGACCCAATATCTCGACCCGGCGAAGACACACTATGCCGGTATTGATCCTGTGGTCGGTGGCGTTAACTGGTGTCGCCAGAACATCACTGCGCGCTATCCCAATTTCGAGTTCCGTCATCTCGACATTGCCCATGATCTTTATAATCCAAAAGGAAGCGTGAGTGGTCTGACCCTCACATTGCCTTTTGCGGATAAGAGCTTCGACTTCGTCATTATGACCTCCGTGGTCACGCATTTGCCGCCTGACGAGGTAAAATCCTATCTGGAACAGATTTCGCGCGTCCTGGCGCCTGGTGGCAAACTGTTCATGACTGCCTTTGTCGTGGACGACATTGCCGCTCGCGACCGGCACGGCAAGCGCGACAAGCGCCTCTCCTTTGAGCGTCACGGCACAGGCCCATGCTGGTTTGTGCCGGAACTTCCGCCCCTTGCGGCGGTCGGCTTTGAAAACGGCTTTCTGGATCGTGCGCTTACAGGTGCCAAACTGGAACTACAAACAAAGTCCTTTGGACATTGGCGCGGCATTGAAGCCGATCACTATCAGGATATCTTCATTGCCTCGCGCGGAGTTAGCGTCTGA
- a CDS encoding glycosyltransferase family 4 protein, which translates to MAPRVLIAAHNHPSLHPGGTEIFAHDLFRAYQRAGCEAMFLGATNKVHREARPGTSFQSIGNGGDEILLWSGHFDRFYMSQIDLYGIVPDIVELLRDFRPDIVHLHHLLLLGAEFPHIVRRTLPNCRIVLTLHDYYPICHHDGLMVRTTGKELCHGASPDRCHACFKDIALDKFVLRERHIKSLLSTVDAFVSPSAFLKQRYVEWGLADDRIRVIPNGQPERPRSTAVSQERAKPTFGYFGNLNPWKGATVLLEAAKLLIAEGFDFELRVHGAAPFQSESFVSEIDALFAQTSPVVQRRGAYRREDIAQLIQSVDCAIMPSIWWENAPLVIQEAQGQNRPVICSNIGGMAEMITDGINGLTVPPNDPLALAQAMRRMAENPDLRQSLGENARHPDTIDTTAARYLDLIGSLRAARVEAA; encoded by the coding sequence ATGGCCCCGCGTGTACTCATCGCAGCCCACAACCATCCGTCGCTGCACCCCGGCGGAACGGAAATTTTCGCCCATGATCTGTTCCGCGCCTATCAGCGGGCAGGCTGTGAAGCGATGTTTCTAGGTGCAACCAACAAGGTGCATCGCGAAGCGCGTCCAGGCACGAGCTTTCAGAGCATTGGCAACGGCGGCGATGAAATTCTGCTGTGGTCCGGGCACTTTGATCGCTTCTATATGAGCCAGATCGACCTATACGGCATTGTGCCGGATATTGTTGAACTGCTGCGTGACTTCAGACCCGACATTGTGCACCTGCATCATCTGCTGCTTTTGGGCGCAGAATTCCCCCATATCGTGCGCCGCACACTGCCTAATTGCCGGATTGTCCTGACGCTGCACGATTATTACCCCATCTGTCATCATGACGGGTTGATGGTTCGCACCACCGGCAAAGAACTTTGTCATGGGGCAAGTCCAGATCGCTGCCACGCCTGTTTCAAAGATATTGCGCTGGATAAATTTGTGCTTCGTGAGCGCCACATCAAATCGCTGCTGAGCACTGTCGATGCGTTTGTGTCACCAAGTGCGTTTCTTAAACAGCGCTATGTAGAATGGGGCCTTGCCGATGATCGCATTCGGGTCATCCCCAATGGCCAGCCGGAACGTCCAAGATCAACGGCTGTTTCGCAAGAGCGGGCTAAGCCGACCTTCGGCTATTTTGGCAATCTCAACCCGTGGAAGGGTGCAACAGTTCTGCTTGAGGCCGCAAAGCTGCTGATTGCCGAGGGATTTGATTTCGAGCTCCGTGTTCATGGAGCAGCTCCCTTCCAGAGCGAGAGCTTTGTCAGCGAAATCGATGCGCTTTTTGCTCAAACATCTCCCGTTGTGCAGCGGCGTGGTGCTTATCGCCGCGAGGATATCGCTCAACTCATCCAATCCGTGGATTGCGCCATCATGCCTTCGATCTGGTGGGAAAACGCACCGCTCGTCATTCAGGAAGCACAGGGACAGAACCGTCCCGTCATCTGCAGCAATATTGGTGGAATGGCCGAGATGATCACTGATGGCATCAATGGTCTCACCGTTCCGCCCAATGACCCGCTGGCGCTCGCCCAAGCAATGCGACGCATGGCGGAAAACCCGGACCTGCGCCAGTCGCTTGGCGAAAACGCGCGGCACCCGGACACCATCGACACCACCGCAGCACGCTATCTCGATCTGATTGGATCCTTGCGCGCGGCCCGTGTCGAGGCAGCATGA